Proteins encoded within one genomic window of Streptomyces profundus:
- a CDS encoding tetratricopeptide repeat protein, with the protein MVSERREVPGDGAGGPTEAELDGVLGVRAGVPYGPRWAEHAALVNKAVVRHGRNGGKRAVPLLERALRATEVPDVDGEGLDLRARVLGNLAALAEGRGEVAEALRLADEALAAGEAAERLLGDTRSTSAVLVSVLINRAQTLQVPGRFEDALADCDRAATLSTGPYTGHAALLGFHLHNTRGCVLIGLERYAEAEAEIQRALALALEREPRLAGHAYTNLGLLAQRSGDAAGTLARLRQAGEFHELAGDPSALALLEENLARVALEGRRLGEAERRFQQARRAYSGLGAEHQAAGARFGEALVAFLRGRPLRARKILREAAPPLERVGEVSALVECELLAGDIAACALRFKLAEDHYLAARAHCVAAGRLHDTARIDVRRARVVIETLRFAVRRKERERRLGAALNLALPAALATDAMRHGFPPGPTRERWSREVTGPAVTVTLRILTLLQQPRLAMELVENLAASSTLVLDRAPRPLADDVRGLLTDSSPGAIVPEPFPVPAEAGVGAFAASMVWTGSQGGSDAFPAPRFALPPRLRIFDAEETELDHWIEAGEERYGRRIRSDDRLPVW; encoded by the coding sequence ATGGTGAGCGAGCGACGCGAGGTGCCCGGCGACGGCGCCGGAGGGCCGACGGAGGCCGAGTTGGACGGAGTGCTCGGCGTCCGTGCCGGGGTGCCCTACGGCCCGCGCTGGGCGGAGCACGCCGCGCTGGTCAACAAGGCCGTGGTGCGGCACGGGCGCAACGGTGGGAAGCGAGCGGTGCCCCTGCTGGAACGGGCGCTGCGGGCCACCGAGGTGCCGGACGTGGACGGTGAGGGGCTGGATCTGCGCGCCCGGGTGCTGGGCAACCTCGCCGCGCTCGCCGAGGGCAGGGGCGAGGTGGCCGAGGCGCTGCGGCTGGCCGACGAGGCGCTGGCGGCTGGCGAGGCGGCGGAACGCCTGCTGGGCGACACGCGCTCCACCAGCGCCGTGCTGGTCAGCGTGCTGATCAACCGGGCGCAGACGCTTCAGGTGCCGGGCCGGTTCGAGGACGCGCTGGCCGACTGCGACCGCGCCGCCACGCTCTCCACGGGCCCCTACACCGGCCATGCAGCGCTGCTCGGTTTCCATCTGCACAACACCAGGGGCTGTGTGCTGATCGGCCTGGAGCGCTATGCCGAGGCGGAGGCCGAGATCCAGCGGGCGCTGGCCCTGGCGCTTGAGCGGGAGCCACGGCTCGCCGGGCACGCCTACACCAACCTGGGCCTGCTGGCGCAGCGTTCGGGCGACGCGGCCGGCACCCTGGCGCGTCTGCGGCAGGCCGGGGAGTTCCACGAGCTGGCCGGCGACCCCTCGGCGCTGGCGCTGCTGGAGGAGAACCTGGCGCGGGTGGCGTTGGAGGGGCGCCGTCTCGGGGAGGCCGAGCGGCGTTTCCAGCAGGCGCGTCGGGCGTACTCCGGGCTCGGTGCCGAACACCAGGCGGCCGGCGCCAGGTTCGGGGAGGCGCTGGTGGCCTTCCTGCGTGGCCGGCCGCTGCGCGCCCGGAAGATCCTGCGGGAGGCGGCGCCGCCGCTGGAGCGGGTCGGCGAGGTGTCGGCGCTGGTCGAGTGCGAGCTGCTGGCGGGCGATATCGCGGCGTGCGCGCTGCGTTTCAAGCTGGCCGAGGACCACTATCTGGCCGCGCGGGCTCACTGTGTGGCGGCGGGCAGGCTGCATGACACGGCCCGGATCGATGTGCGGCGGGCCCGGGTGGTGATCGAGACGCTGCGGTTCGCGGTCCGCCGCAAGGAGCGGGAGCGCCGGCTGGGGGCCGCGCTCAACCTGGCGCTGCCAGCGGCGCTGGCCACCGACGCGATGCGGCACGGCTTCCCGCCGGGGCCGACCAGGGAGCGGTGGTCGCGGGAGGTCACGGGGCCGGCGGTGACGGTGACGCTGCGGATTCTGACGCTCCTCCAACAGCCCCGGCTCGCCATGGAGTTGGTCGAGAACCTCGCCGCGTCCAGCACGCTGGTGCTCGACCGGGCGCCGCGTCCTCTCGCGGACGACGTCCGGGGGCTGCTGACGGACTCCTCGCCGGGGGCGATCGTGCCGGAGCCGTTCCCCGTCCCGGCCGAGGCGGGCGTCGGGGCGTTCGCCGCCTCGATGGTCTGGACGGGGAGCCAGGGCGGTTCGGACGCGTTCCCCGCGCCGCGCTTCGCGCTGCCGCCCCGGCTGCGGATCTTCGACGCCGAGGAGACCGAGTTGGACCACTGGATCGAGGCCGGCGAGGAGCGCTACGGCCGCCGGATCCGCTCGGACGACCGGCTGCCGGTCTGGTGA
- a CDS encoding D-2-hydroxyacid dehydrogenase, whose translation MNDTPTPPTLVMVPPHADATADWPRRLADEVPGLRVLRPETEEAAADALAGADAAYGTLSPELLARAPRLRWLQAPQAGPPPGFYHPDLVAHPAQVTNMRDTYTDHVAVHTLALVLALARDLPGYVRAQSAAVWAPNWDAAAVWPPAGATALVVGAGAVGAEVGRLLAAFGCRVVGVDARLTEAPPGFAALHPADALDARLPEADLVVLTVPHTPRTEGLLDARRLALLRPEALLVNVGRGPIVRLDALVEALDAGRLRAAALDVFETEPLPADHPLWRHPRALLTPHVAGAGPHADERRFDVLRENARRFVEGAELVNVVDKSEWF comes from the coding sequence ATGAACGACACCCCGACCCCGCCCACGCTGGTGATGGTGCCCCCGCACGCCGACGCCACCGCGGACTGGCCGCGCCGGCTGGCCGACGAGGTGCCAGGGCTGCGTGTGCTGCGCCCGGAGACGGAGGAGGCGGCGGCCGACGCGCTGGCCGGAGCGGACGCCGCCTATGGCACGCTGTCGCCCGAACTCCTGGCGCGCGCACCGAGGTTGCGCTGGCTCCAGGCGCCGCAGGCCGGCCCGCCGCCCGGCTTCTACCACCCGGACCTGGTGGCGCACCCGGCCCAGGTGACCAATATGCGCGACACCTACACCGACCATGTCGCCGTCCACACCCTGGCGTTGGTCCTCGCCCTGGCCCGGGACCTGCCCGGCTATGTCCGCGCGCAGTCGGCCGCCGTCTGGGCGCCGAACTGGGACGCCGCCGCCGTGTGGCCGCCGGCGGGTGCCACCGCGCTGGTCGTCGGCGCCGGCGCGGTGGGGGCCGAGGTGGGCCGGCTGCTGGCCGCGTTCGGCTGCCGGGTGGTCGGCGTGGACGCCCGGCTGACGGAGGCGCCGCCCGGGTTCGCCGCGCTGCATCCGGCGGACGCGCTGGACGCCCGGCTGCCCGAGGCCGACCTGGTCGTCCTCACCGTGCCGCACACCCCGCGCACCGAGGGGCTGTTGGACGCCCGCAGGCTGGCGCTGCTGCGGCCCGAGGCGCTGCTGGTCAACGTGGGGCGCGGCCCGATCGTGCGGCTGGACGCCCTGGTCGAGGCGCTGGACGCGGGGCGGCTGCGGGCCGCCGCGCTCGACGTGTTCGAGACGGAGCCGCTGCCGGCGGACCATCCGCTGTGGCGCCACCCGCGCGCCCTGCTCACCCCCCATGTGGCCGGTGCGGGGCCGCACGCGGACGAGCGGCGTTTCGATGTGCTGCGGGAGAACGCCCGCCGCTTCGTCGAGGGCGCCGAACTGGTCAATGTCGTGGACAAGTCCGAGTGGTTCTGA
- a CDS encoding glucarate dehydratase family protein, with amino-acid sequence MLITGATITPVAFRDPPLRNVHGVHQPYALRAIIQVRTDEGLVGLGETYGDRGVLDALAAVAPRLAGSDPFDLNALERLVAEALAGSAGPATHGLIGAPGHAKTVATVVSAFEVACWDLRGKALGRPVAELLGGRVRDAVPFSGYLFFKHAAHVPDPGYPADGWGEAMDPDGVVAQARRMVDRYGFRSLKLKGGVLPPMAEAEAIEALRAAFPEHPLRLDPNTAWTVPTSLAVARRLAGVVEYLEDPTAGIGGMAEVARRTEVPLATNMCVTQFDHLPPAVAKGAVRIVLSDHHYWGGLRASLRLAAICRTFGLGLSMHSNSHLGISLAAMTQLAAAVPELTYACDTHHPYLTEDVVRPGAFRFTDGSLAVPEGPGLGVELAEDALGELAEQYLRCGFDTRDDITPMRAVDPGWDPVMPRW; translated from the coding sequence ATGCTGATCACCGGCGCCACGATCACCCCCGTGGCCTTCCGCGACCCGCCGCTGCGCAATGTGCACGGGGTGCACCAGCCCTACGCGCTGCGCGCCATCATCCAGGTGCGCACCGACGAGGGCCTCGTCGGACTGGGCGAGACCTATGGCGACCGGGGGGTGTTGGACGCCCTGGCGGCCGTCGCACCCCGGCTCGCCGGGTCCGACCCGTTCGACCTCAACGCGTTGGAGCGGCTGGTCGCCGAGGCGCTGGCCGGCTCGGCCGGGCCGGCCACCCACGGTCTGATCGGCGCCCCCGGGCACGCGAAGACGGTCGCCACGGTGGTCTCCGCCTTCGAGGTGGCCTGCTGGGACCTGCGCGGCAAGGCGCTGGGCCGCCCGGTGGCGGAACTGCTCGGCGGCCGGGTCAGGGACGCCGTGCCGTTCAGCGGCTATCTGTTCTTCAAGCACGCCGCGCACGTTCCCGACCCCGGCTATCCGGCGGACGGGTGGGGCGAGGCGATGGACCCGGACGGGGTGGTCGCCCAGGCCCGGCGGATGGTCGACCGGTACGGCTTCCGTTCGCTGAAGCTCAAGGGCGGGGTGCTGCCGCCGATGGCGGAGGCCGAGGCGATCGAGGCGCTGCGCGCCGCCTTCCCCGAACACCCGCTGCGGCTCGACCCCAACACCGCCTGGACGGTGCCGACCAGCCTGGCCGTGGCGCGGCGGCTCGCCGGCGTGGTGGAGTACCTGGAGGACCCGACGGCCGGCATCGGCGGCATGGCCGAGGTCGCCCGCCGGACGGAGGTGCCGTTGGCCACCAACATGTGCGTCACCCAGTTCGACCATCTGCCGCCGGCCGTCGCGAAGGGCGCGGTGCGGATCGTGCTCTCCGACCACCACTACTGGGGCGGGCTGCGGGCCTCGCTCCGACTGGCCGCGATCTGCCGGACGTTCGGCCTCGGCCTGTCCATGCACTCCAACTCGCATCTGGGTATCAGCCTCGCCGCGATGACCCAACTGGCCGCAGCCGTACCGGAGTTGACCTATGCCTGCGACACCCACCACCCCTATCTGACCGAGGACGTGGTGCGGCCGGGTGCCTTCCGGTTCACCGACGGCTCCCTCGCCGTGCCCGAAGGCCCTGGCCTCGGCGTGGAGTTGGCCGAGGACGCGCTGGGCGAGCTGGCCGAGCAGTACCTGCGCTGCGGCTTCGACACCCGCGACGACATCACCCCGATGCGGGCCGTCGATCCCGGTTGGGACCCGGTGATGCCGCGCTGGTGA
- a CDS encoding NADP-dependent isocitrate dehydrogenase, with product MTESTVIYTQTDEAPALATYSLLPVVEAYAATAGVRVEIRDISLAGRIIASFPERLDEGQRVEDALAELGELAGTPGANIIKLPNISASIPQLKAAVAELRERGYDLPDYPDEPRTDEEREVRARYDKVKGSAVNPVLREGNSDRRAPASVKNYARTHPHRMGAWSAESRTNVAHMTADDFRTSERSAIIPAATSLRIELAAADGTSTVLRESVPVLDGEIVDASVLRVAALREFLTAQIARAKAEGVLFSVHLKATMMKVSDPIIFGHVVRAFFPKTFAAHGETLAAAGLSPNDGLGSILKGLESHPRGAEIKASFDAELAAGPELAMVDSDRGITNLHVPSDVIVDASMPAMIRTSGHMWGPDGAEADTLAVIPDSSYAGIYQVAIDDCRANGAFDPSTMGSVPNVGLMAQKAEEYGSHDKTFEIPADGTVRVVDGSGAVVLEHEVSTGDIWRMCQTKDVPVRDWVKLAVNRARATGDPAIFWLDETRAHDASLIEKVRAYLPEHDTEGLRIEILAPVDAIALSLERIRRGENTISVTGNVLRDYLTDLFPILELGTSAKMLSVVPLINGGGLFETGAGGSAPKHVQQLVKENYLRWDSLGEFLALAVSFEHLAQRTGNARAQILADTLDRATATFLNEDKSPSRRLGGIDNRGSHFYLALYWARELAAQTEDPALAEAFGALAKTLGEQEETIVAELVAVQGSPVDIGGYYLPDAAKAAAVMRPSKTFNEAISTLG from the coding sequence GTGACTGAGTCGACCGTCATCTACACACAAACCGACGAGGCCCCGGCCCTGGCGACGTATTCCCTGTTGCCGGTGGTCGAGGCCTATGCCGCGACCGCCGGGGTCCGTGTGGAGATCCGTGACATCTCGCTGGCGGGCCGGATCATCGCCAGCTTCCCCGAGCGGCTCGACGAGGGTCAGCGCGTCGAGGACGCCCTCGCCGAGCTGGGCGAGCTGGCCGGGACCCCCGGGGCGAACATCATCAAGCTGCCGAACATCTCGGCATCCATCCCCCAGCTCAAGGCGGCCGTCGCCGAGCTGCGGGAGCGCGGCTACGACCTGCCGGACTACCCGGACGAGCCGCGCACCGACGAGGAGCGGGAGGTGCGCGCCCGCTACGACAAGGTCAAGGGCAGCGCCGTCAACCCGGTGCTGCGCGAGGGCAACTCCGACCGCCGCGCCCCCGCCTCGGTGAAGAACTACGCCAGGACCCACCCGCACCGGATGGGCGCCTGGTCGGCCGAGTCCAGGACCAATGTGGCGCATATGACCGCCGACGACTTCCGCACCAGCGAGCGCTCGGCGATCATCCCCGCCGCGACGTCGCTGCGCATCGAGCTGGCGGCGGCGGACGGCACCAGCACGGTGCTGCGCGAGTCCGTACCGGTGCTGGACGGCGAGATCGTGGACGCCTCGGTGCTGCGGGTCGCGGCGCTGCGGGAGTTCCTGACCGCGCAGATCGCCCGTGCCAAGGCCGAGGGCGTGCTGTTCTCCGTGCATCTGAAGGCCACCATGATGAAGGTCTCCGACCCGATCATCTTCGGCCATGTGGTGCGCGCCTTCTTCCCGAAGACCTTCGCCGCCCACGGCGAGACCCTCGCCGCCGCCGGGCTGAGCCCCAACGACGGCCTGGGCAGCATCCTCAAGGGCCTTGAGAGCCACCCGCGGGGCGCCGAGATCAAGGCCTCGTTCGACGCCGAGCTGGCCGCGGGACCGGAGCTGGCCATGGTGGACTCCGACCGGGGCATCACCAACCTGCATGTCCCCAGCGATGTCATCGTGGACGCCTCGATGCCCGCGATGATCCGCACCTCGGGCCACATGTGGGGCCCGGACGGGGCGGAGGCCGACACGCTGGCCGTCATCCCGGACAGCAGCTACGCCGGCATCTACCAGGTGGCCATCGACGACTGCCGCGCCAACGGCGCCTTCGACCCCTCGACCATGGGCTCGGTGCCCAACGTCGGGCTGATGGCGCAGAAGGCCGAGGAGTACGGCAGCCACGACAAGACCTTCGAGATCCCGGCCGACGGCACGGTGCGCGTGGTGGACGGCTCGGGTGCCGTGGTGCTGGAGCACGAGGTCAGCACCGGTGACATCTGGCGGATGTGCCAGACGAAGGATGTTCCGGTCCGCGACTGGGTCAAGCTGGCCGTCAACCGCGCCCGCGCCACCGGGGACCCGGCGATCTTCTGGCTGGACGAGACCCGCGCGCACGACGCCAGCCTGATCGAGAAGGTCCGCGCCTACCTGCCCGAGCACGACACGGAGGGCCTGCGGATCGAGATCCTGGCGCCCGTGGACGCCATCGCGCTCTCCCTGGAGCGCATCCGCAGGGGCGAGAACACCATCTCGGTCACCGGCAATGTGCTGCGTGACTATCTGACCGACCTGTTCCCGATCCTGGAGCTGGGCACCAGCGCCAAGATGCTCTCCGTGGTCCCGCTGATCAACGGTGGCGGCCTCTTCGAGACGGGGGCCGGCGGCTCGGCGCCCAAGCATGTGCAGCAGCTGGTCAAGGAGAACTATCTGCGTTGGGACAGCCTGGGCGAGTTCCTGGCCCTCGCGGTCAGCTTCGAGCACCTCGCCCAGCGGACGGGCAACGCGCGGGCCCAGATCCTGGCCGACACGCTGGACCGGGCGACCGCCACGTTCCTCAACGAGGACAAGTCGCCCAGCCGTCGCCTGGGCGGCATCGACAACCGGGGCAGCCACTTCTACCTGGCGCTGTACTGGGCCAGGGAGCTGGCCGCCCAGACCGAGGACCCGGCGCTGGCCGAGGCCTTCGGGGCGCTGGCCAAGACCCTGGGTGAGCAGGAGGAGACCATCGTCGCCGAGCTGGTCGCCGTGCAGGGCTCGCCGGTCGACATCGGCGGATACTACCTGCCGGACGCCGCCAAGGCGGCGGCCGTGATGCGCCCGTCGAAGACGTTCAACGAGGCCATCTCCACGCTGGGTTGA
- a CDS encoding CHAT domain-containing protein, with amino-acid sequence MRKSANPPLDLRVVENLDGTVHTFQPTVQLKYVDAGDLYLTWRWEHAPDEPRVMLFERSEVAGVLDELARALPTPLPGETIEEALTRALTRGPLVDVARESDLLGRLTTALIPYPLGAELRLLVERGIRPRLRVQPSPSTGQVPWEALRVDDEERLVEVLDVATLPPATVRHSPERRISPWRPEGPVVAALDPRVPGFADHTGLGSVLGPVAADSPLAAMVTRLGERLRPTGSAADAFRRPGLSREVLEPLLAEASRFLYVGHVTTADHGLDARLHLGCGVDSTGRAAPLGGHRPLTAADLVLGHRPDDPRPWRMPNRVALVACESGGEVRFAEPTGLVAAAIHTGAEYVVSTRWTLPTDEGVRRFAAGAAPGTTVVPASVIAVDAAQDAPDPVVALNDWQRERAVRWRRHGDLADAPFTWAAFTTTHG; translated from the coding sequence GTGAGAAAGTCGGCCAACCCCCCGCTCGACCTCCGCGTGGTGGAGAACCTGGACGGCACCGTCCACACCTTCCAACCGACGGTTCAGCTGAAGTACGTGGACGCGGGCGACCTCTATCTCACCTGGCGCTGGGAGCACGCCCCCGACGAGCCCCGGGTCATGCTCTTCGAGCGGAGCGAGGTGGCCGGGGTGCTGGACGAGCTGGCCCGCGCGCTGCCGACCCCGCTGCCGGGCGAGACCATCGAGGAGGCGCTGACCAGGGCGTTGACCCGTGGCCCGCTGGTGGACGTGGCACGGGAGAGCGATCTGCTCGGCCGGCTGACCACGGCGCTGATCCCGTATCCGCTGGGCGCCGAGCTGCGCCTGCTGGTGGAGCGCGGCATCCGGCCCCGGCTGCGCGTCCAGCCGTCGCCCTCGACCGGCCAGGTGCCCTGGGAGGCGCTGCGCGTGGACGACGAGGAGCGCCTCGTCGAGGTCCTGGACGTGGCCACGCTGCCGCCCGCCACGGTGCGGCACTCGCCCGAGCGCCGGATCTCCCCGTGGCGGCCGGAGGGGCCCGTGGTGGCGGCGCTCGACCCCAGGGTGCCGGGGTTCGCCGACCACACCGGGCTCGGCTCGGTGTTGGGCCCGGTCGCGGCGGATTCGCCGCTGGCCGCGATGGTGACCCGGCTCGGCGAACGGCTGCGCCCCACGGGGTCGGCGGCGGACGCCTTCCGCCGCCCCGGGCTGAGCAGGGAGGTGCTGGAGCCGCTGCTGGCGGAGGCGTCCAGGTTCCTCTATGTGGGGCATGTGACCACGGCGGACCACGGCCTGGACGCGCGGCTCCATCTGGGCTGCGGCGTGGACAGCACCGGGCGGGCCGCCCCGCTCGGCGGGCACCGGCCGCTGACCGCCGCCGATCTGGTGCTCGGCCACCGCCCGGACGACCCCAGGCCGTGGCGGATGCCCAACCGGGTGGCGCTGGTGGCCTGCGAGAGCGGCGGCGAGGTGCGGTTCGCCGAGCCGACGGGGCTGGTGGCGGCGGCGATCCACACCGGCGCCGAGTATGTGGTGTCGACCCGCTGGACGCTGCCGACCGACGAGGGGGTGCGCCGCTTCGCCGCCGGCGCAGCCCCCGGGACCACGGTGGTGCCGGCGTCCGTGATCGCCGTGGACGCGGCGCAGGACGCCCCCGATCCGGTGGTCGCGCTCAACGACTGGCAGCGCGAGCGGGCCGTGCGCTGGCGCCGGCACGGGGACCTCGCCGACGCCCCGTTCACCTGGGCCGCGTTCACCACCACCCACGGATAG
- a CDS encoding GntR family transcriptional regulator: MIHGRTTTLRKRECLRETVAHALRAAIISGEMEPGTVYSAPALGGRFGVSATPVREAMLDLVREGMVTSLPNRGFRVTEVSQADLEHITELRLLIEPVTVRRVVPLIPREDLPGLRALAVRTVETATRGELLDYAEADRDFHLELLRYAGNPRIVETVSQLGLQTRLHALAPLARHGRLRASAEEHLTLVDLVRQRDQQGVFALMDRHIARQHDHC; the protein is encoded by the coding sequence ATGATCCACGGCAGAACCACCACGCTCAGAAAACGGGAGTGCCTGCGGGAGACCGTCGCACACGCCCTGCGCGCCGCCATCATCTCCGGCGAGATGGAGCCGGGCACGGTGTACTCGGCGCCGGCGCTCGGGGGGCGGTTCGGGGTCTCGGCCACCCCGGTCAGGGAGGCGATGCTGGACCTGGTGCGCGAGGGCATGGTGACCTCGCTGCCGAACCGGGGGTTCCGGGTGACGGAGGTGTCGCAGGCGGATCTGGAACACATCACCGAACTACGGCTGTTGATCGAGCCGGTCACCGTCCGGCGGGTGGTGCCGCTGATCCCGCGCGAGGACCTCCCGGGGCTGCGCGCGCTGGCCGTGCGGACGGTCGAGACCGCGACCCGGGGCGAGCTGCTCGACTACGCGGAGGCGGACCGGGACTTCCACCTGGAGCTGCTGCGCTACGCGGGGAACCCGAGGATCGTCGAGACCGTCTCCCAACTCGGCTTACAGACACGGCTGCACGCGCTCGCCCCGCTGGCCAGACACGGCCGGCTGCGGGCCTCGGCCGAGGAGCATCTGACGCTGGTCGACCTCGTCCGACAGCGCGACCAGCAGGGCGTCTTCGCGCTGATGGACCGTCATATCGCCCGCCAGCACGACCATTGCTGA
- a CDS encoding PA2928 family protein, which yields MRHQATHAASAGGSSRWNPPRVPGRITSPYGTPNEPRIPAPVRSRRGFGLRFALLPLGITGLVFGTIWTAMPDPTVSIQPGLGIAATPRGALALVPYERDGNTNPVQMMFGDMWQKRLVAVDLRTGDRVWDVRLSDELIWEAAVLATSPEYVYLVTDDGLRIVDLLDGSTVAHPDEIPGLGADYIASDDAYAYDSARRMVVALDMMGEVRGIPLGGIEAVPADEDTAATWADRLGDSALNVDEQATTGSSASAGDWGSLAMIPRSPGAPASTLVLTDPERRERQLGGQVFREGEILLTSGLRAAMADAVGLEGVDSLPAEELTEQLVDLLPDGMPPGVTDQLREQLEAALDTGADGLPGLPGLPDTAWLPGLPGAANLDEPTLVAMGADQGHVLIQDAADAAGENYRLTVVSLETGEVLSSRVIGEKLGNPLSAPGGQSVLPAAGPDARLSDLDELLLVGPDGSLRVVSIGGTDFFGNPN from the coding sequence GTGCGACACCAGGCGACCCACGCGGCGTCGGCCGGCGGATCGAGCCGGTGGAACCCGCCGCGCGTACCGGGGCGGATCACCTCGCCCTACGGCACGCCGAACGAGCCGCGTATCCCCGCTCCGGTCCGATCGAGGCGCGGTTTCGGCCTGCGCTTCGCCCTGCTGCCGCTGGGCATCACCGGCCTCGTCTTCGGCACGATCTGGACGGCCATGCCCGACCCCACCGTCTCCATCCAGCCGGGGCTCGGCATCGCCGCCACCCCGAGGGGCGCGCTGGCGCTGGTGCCCTACGAGCGGGACGGCAACACCAACCCCGTCCAGATGATGTTCGGCGACATGTGGCAGAAGCGGCTGGTCGCGGTGGACCTGAGGACCGGCGACCGGGTCTGGGACGTCCGCCTCTCCGACGAACTCATCTGGGAGGCGGCCGTGTTGGCGACCAGCCCGGAGTATGTCTACCTCGTCACCGACGACGGGCTGCGGATCGTCGACCTGCTCGACGGCTCGACCGTGGCGCACCCGGACGAGATCCCGGGCCTCGGCGCCGACTACATCGCCTCGGACGACGCCTACGCCTACGACAGCGCCCGCCGGATGGTGGTCGCCCTGGACATGATGGGCGAGGTGCGCGGCATTCCGCTGGGCGGGATCGAGGCGGTGCCCGCCGACGAGGACACCGCGGCCACCTGGGCCGATCGCCTCGGCGACAGCGCGTTGAACGTGGACGAGCAGGCCACCACCGGGAGTTCGGCGTCGGCGGGCGACTGGGGCTCCCTCGCGATGATCCCCAGGTCACCCGGTGCCCCCGCCAGCACGCTGGTGCTCACCGACCCGGAGCGCCGGGAGCGGCAGTTGGGCGGACAGGTCTTCCGGGAGGGGGAGATCCTGCTCACCTCCGGGCTGCGGGCGGCGATGGCCGACGCCGTCGGCCTGGAGGGCGTGGACTCCCTGCCGGCCGAGGAACTCACCGAGCAGCTCGTCGACCTGCTGCCCGACGGCATGCCGCCCGGGGTGACCGACCAGTTGCGCGAGCAGCTGGAGGCGGCGCTCGACACCGGCGCCGACGGGCTGCCGGGGCTTCCAGGGCTGCCGGACACGGCGTGGCTGCCCGGTCTCCCCGGCGCCGCCAACCTGGACGAGCCGACGCTGGTCGCCATGGGCGCGGACCAGGGGCATGTGCTGATCCAGGACGCGGCCGACGCGGCGGGGGAGAACTACCGGCTGACGGTGGTCTCCCTGGAGACCGGCGAGGTCCTCTCCAGCCGCGTCATCGGGGAGAAGCTCGGCAACCCCCTCTCGGCGCCCGGCGGTCAGAGCGTGCTCCCCGCCGCGGGCCCCGACGCGCGGCTGAGCGACCTCGACGAGCTGCTGCTGGTCGGCCCGGACGGCTCCCTCCGGGTGGTCTCCATCGGCGGCACCGACTTCTTCGGCAACCCGAACTGA
- a CDS encoding sugar phosphate isomerase/epimerase family protein has translation MSFHWSVFTKPWLSLPADELGPLVARLGFTGAEVPVRDGARLTPADAERTLPAFARRLRADGVEVISVASELTEPVFAACAAAEVPLIRIMAELGPDGYAASVIRNREQLAAVAPLAERYGVRVGVQPHHGRWISTTLGVLDLLDGLPPEHFQLVWDAAHDALAGDDPRVTLPLAADRLAIVNLKNAHYARTEEPSGAVGGDWRTWFVPAPDGLANWSAALGTLTTLGWAGPVCLSGQYNEPAVPVAELLATDLDWARKAATPGTERGC, from the coding sequence ATGTCATTCCACTGGTCCGTCTTCACCAAGCCCTGGCTGTCCCTGCCCGCCGACGAGTTGGGCCCGCTGGTCGCCCGGCTCGGCTTCACCGGCGCCGAGGTCCCCGTCAGGGACGGCGCCCGTCTCACCCCGGCCGACGCCGAGCGCACCCTGCCGGCCTTCGCCCGCAGGCTGCGCGCCGACGGCGTCGAAGTGATCAGCGTCGCCAGCGAGTTGACCGAGCCGGTCTTCGCCGCCTGCGCAGCGGCCGAGGTGCCGCTGATCCGGATCATGGCCGAACTCGGCCCCGACGGCTACGCGGCCTCCGTCATCAGGAACCGCGAACAGCTGGCCGCCGTCGCGCCGTTGGCCGAGCGCTACGGTGTGCGGGTGGGCGTCCAGCCCCACCACGGACGCTGGATCTCCACCACGCTCGGCGTGCTCGACCTGCTGGACGGGCTGCCGCCCGAGCACTTCCAACTGGTCTGGGACGCCGCGCACGACGCCCTGGCCGGCGACGACCCCCGCGTCACCCTGCCGCTGGCCGCCGACCGGCTGGCCATCGTCAACCTGAAGAACGCCCACTACGCCAGGACCGAGGAGCCGTCGGGCGCGGTGGGCGGGGACTGGCGCACCTGGTTCGTCCCCGCGCCCGACGGGCTCGCCAACTGGTCGGCGGCCCTTGGCACGTTGACCACCCTGGGCTGGGCGGGCCCGGTCTGCCTCTCCGGCCAGTACAACGAGCCGGCCGTCCCGGTGGCCGAGCTGCTGGCCACCGATCTCGACTGGGCCAGGAAGGCGGCCACCCCCGGAACGGAGCGCGGATGCTGA